Genomic window (Caldalkalibacillus thermarum):
TGGCAGGCTGTTAACAGGGGAAGAAGCCCGATATGGGGAGCTTTTTGGACAGTTTATTTCCAGTCCTTCTGCACCGGTCATCTGGCAGGCTTTATTGATGGTTATTGTTATTTTGATTGTGGCCAGAGGAGTAAAACAAGGCATTGAGAGATGGAATAATATTTTAATGCCCAGTTTATTTGTTCTACTCTTGGTTCTGACTATACGTAGCTTGACTTTGCCCGGGAGTGGAGAGGGGCTTGCTTTTTTCTTAAAACCTGACTTTTCCAGTGTGACACCGTCTATTGTTTTGGCAGCCCTGGGTCAAGCCTTTTTCAGTTTAAGCCTGGCCACAGGGGTCTATGTAACCTATGGCAGCTATTGCCGGGCCAATACCCATATTCCTGGCAACGCGGGAGGGATTGTATTCTTTGATGTCCTTGTGGCGATCATTGCCGGATTGATTATTTTTCCCGCCGTCTTTCATTTTGGGATTGATCCGGCACGGGGCCCGGATCTGGTGTTTGTCACCTTCCCCGCAATTTTTGAGAGAATGGTGCTGGGTGGGGTGTTTGCCGTTCTGTTTTTCTTTTGTATCTTTTTGGCGGCACTCACTTCGGCCATTTCACTGCTGGAAGTTGTGGTGGCTTATGTACGTGAATGCTGGGCCTTGCACCGCCTGACAGCCACCTGGTTAACAGGGGCGGCGGCGTTTGTTGTCGGCCTCCCCTGTGCGCTCTCTTTCGGTCCGCTGGCCGGCGTGACATTGCTTGACCGGACAGTTTTTGACTGGTTTGACTTTTTGACCGCCTCTGTGTTGATGCCTTTTGCCGGTCTTTTGCTGGCGTTGTTTTTGGGATGGGGATGGAAACCGGAACAGGTCAAGGCAGAAGTGGAACGGGAAGGTGTCCGCTTTCCACTGTTTACTCTGTGGCGGTTCCTGATCCGCTATGTCATTCCGGTGGCTTTGGTGATTATTTTACTTCAGTCTGTCGGAGTGATTTAACCATTGCCGATAATGCCGCCGTTCCTTCAAGAGAAACACCAGGAAGGTTGTCGTTACCGGCAAAATTGAATCCCCAGCCCCAGGGGAAATCCAGTAAAATGAAACAGTGTGATAAAATGAAAAAAAGATTGACAGATTGGGAGGACGGTAAAGATGAAGCAGAGGTTGAAGCTTTATACATATTTGCTAGCCATTGTTCTTATCGTCCTGGCGGCAATGTTCTCCGGATATGAGGGGGCAGATCAGGCCATTGATAGGCCTGAAGGCTACATGATCGCCCATTTTATCGATGTGGATCAGGGTGACGCAACTTTGTTAGAGGGGCCTGATTTTACTGTGCTGATTGATGCCGGGCGTCATGACCGGGATGACGTTGTCCCATATTTAAAGTCTGTCGGGGTAGAGCGCTTGGATTTGGTGATTGGTACACATCCCCATGCCGATCATATAGGTCAGATGGACCGGGTGCTGGAAGCCTTTCCAGTTGAAGAAGTGTGGATGAGCGGGGATACGCACTCTACACGGACCTTTGAAAGGGTCCTGGATGCTATTTTAGAATCCGATGCGCGATACTATGAACCGCGTGCAGGAGAAGTGTTTGAAATTGGCTCACTCCGGATTGAAGTGGTTCATCCTGAAACATTGACGGGCGACTTGGACGAGGGATCGATCAGTATTCGGGCGGTCTATGGCGAGGTGGCCCTTCTGTTTACCGGTGATGCCGGACAAGCATCAGAGCAGGAGATGATCGCCAGAGGGCATCAACTTCAGGCTGATATTTTTCAGCTTGGCCACCACGGCTCCAGCACTTCCAATGGGGAAGAATTTCTGCAGGCGGTAAAGCCCAAGGTGGCCATTTATTCGGCGGGACAAGATAATTCTTATGGGCATCCACACAGGGAAGTGGTTCAACTCATCTCTTCATTGAATATCCCCTTGTACGGAACGGCGGAACATGGCACCATCTGGGTTATCACTGATGGTGCTGAGTTCAGTGTCGACTATGAGAGGAAGTGATTTGATGGATGACCATAAGGTAAAAGCAGTTGTGGACCGCATTGAGGACAGGTATGTAGTTTTACTGATGGGTGAAGAGGAGAAAGAACTGCACGTTCCCCTGGAGCAGGTGCCTGGGGAACTGCAAGAGGGGGAATGGGTGATTGCCACTTTGAGTGCTCAGCAAGAGGTGATTAGTTTAAAAACAGATAAGGAAGAGACCGAGAAAATAGGAACAAGGATCCAGGAAAAGGCAAAACATTTGAAGCAGCGGATGGCCAGCCGCTTTAAAAAATAAGGACTATGCCCTCACGTCCTCTGTCTGAAAGCAGCATTAAGTTGCCCTCTTAACATTTCCCGGCGCAATTCTTCTTGATTTTTCTGTTTTTCCATGCGGCGAATCTCATAGGTCTGCAAACCATCTTCCATTTTTTCTGCAATATACATCAAACGTTCCACGTCGAGAAACGAATACTTGCGTGTCCCACCCTTCGACCGCTCGGGGAAGATCAGTTTCCTTTCTTCATAATAACGAATTTGGCGGGGGGATAACCCTGTTAATTCACTGACGATGCCAATGGGCATCACTTTTTTTGTTTTATAGGACATGTTGTCTCACCTCTGAATCAGCTCTATTTCAGTTTATGTTTATGATAGCAAAAAAGGAGGGAGGACGTACTATTTTTGTCAGAAAATCTAACAAAAACTTTGTCACAAAACCCCGCTTAAGCAAGTGGATTAAGAATAAATAAAAAATGTGTAAGATAAGCTTACACAAAAAACTATAAGGATCTTAAGCACATCATCGCTTTTCAATAGCTACTAAGAACGGGGGATTATTTTGCTGGTTAATAAACTGGTACTTTAGGACATGGTACTGCTTCTGGTCCCACTGGCCAAGTTCGGCAAGCAAAATATCCCGTTCTAATTTACCTTCAGCATGGCCGCTGTAGATGACAAGGGTGATCAAGCCCCCGGGCTTAAGATAACGGGCTAAAGTATGCAAAGCAGTCAGTGTCGTTTCCGGCTTGGTGACCACTGTTTTGTCACTGCCAGGGAGGTAGCCTAGATTGAACATGGCTGCGCTCAGCGGCTGATCATGGCAGTTCAGTTCTTCTTCCACAGTTTCGTGCCCTTTATGTAAAAGCTGGACTTGAGAGAGGCAGTGAGCCTCTTTCAAGCGTTTTCTGGTGTTTTCCAGCGCTTCTTGTTGCACGTCATAAGCGAGCACTTTTCCTGTGGAACCCACAAGCCGGGCCAAGAATAGTGTATCATGGCCATTGCCCATGGTGGCATCGACCACCAGATCCCCCGGCCCCGCCACCTGTTCAATCAGGGTATGGGTAAAAGCTAAGATACTTGGGATGTTCATTTTTGTACCACCTTCTTCTGCTCCAGGCGGATAGCCGGGTTCCATAACTTGCCTTGCCAGGTGTTACGATTCTTCAATTCCCGATCGATGCTATTAAGCACATCCCACTTATTCACACTCCACATGGGGCCGATTAACAGATCACCTGGCCCATCTCCGGTAACACGGTGAATAATGAGTTCCGGGGGCATCATTTCCAACGTTTTAACCACCAGGTTAACATATTGGACCTTTTCCAGGAATTGGAGCAGTCCTTGCTCATATTGGCGGACCATTGGTGTAAACTTCAGCACATGCAGCAGGTGAATTTTCAATCCCTGGATATCCAGCTTGGACACTTCCCGGGCGGTCTCCAGCATCATTTCATCGGTTTCCTGGGGCAAACCGTAAATAATGTGGCAGCATACCCGGATGTTGTGTTGGCGCAGGTGATAGTTCCATGTATGATAACGCTTATCTCCCCACAGGCGGGGAGTATCGTTGCCAGCCTTGTGATGTGTTGTGGTCGGAGTATGGGATTGTGACATTAATGACAACTCCTTTCCTTCATCATATTGTACAATATAATTGGTTCGTGTACAGAATTAGAAGAGAGGTAGCTGAAAGGAGTGCCATGTGATGAAATTTATTACTTTTCTGACCACTGACAACGAGCAAAAATGGGGCATTGTGCCTAACGGTGACACCATCGTGGACGGAACGGGAAGCGGTTACGCCCGGCTGTTGGATGTCATCCAAGGGGGAGATCCAGCCTTAACAGAAGTGAAGGAATGGTTTCAACAAGGGGATGCCAAGACTTATGCATGGGATGAGGTGAAGATCTTACCACCCATAAAACCGCTTAAAAATGTGATCTGTGTAGGCAAAAATTATGCTGAACATGCTTTGGAGATGTCCAATCAGGACCCCGGTGCCATTCCAAAGTATCCGGTGTTTTTTACCAAGCCCCATACGGCTTTAACGGGTCACGGCACTTATATTGAATCTTATCCGCACATCACCACAGAGCTGGATTATGAGGGTGAACTGGCCGTCATTATTGGCAAAGAAGGTAAAAATATTCCTGCG
Coding sequences:
- a CDS encoding sodium-dependent transporter is translated as MNNSREQWGTRLGFMLAAAGSAIGLGNIWRFPFVAGEGGGGAFVLIYLGFALLIGLPLMIGEIAVGRKGQANAMESYQAILPERPWYVTGFIGIVINFMVLCFYSVVAGWTLYYFVLALTGRLLTGEEARYGELFGQFISSPSAPVIWQALLMVIVILIVARGVKQGIERWNNILMPSLFVLLLVLTIRSLTLPGSGEGLAFFLKPDFSSVTPSIVLAALGQAFFSLSLATGVYVTYGSYCRANTHIPGNAGGIVFFDVLVAIIAGLIIFPAVFHFGIDPARGPDLVFVTFPAIFERMVLGGVFAVLFFFCIFLAALTSAISLLEVVVAYVRECWALHRLTATWLTGAAAFVVGLPCALSFGPLAGVTLLDRTVFDWFDFLTASVLMPFAGLLLALFLGWGWKPEQVKAEVEREGVRFPLFTLWRFLIRYVIPVALVIILLQSVGVI
- a CDS encoding ComEC/Rec2 family competence protein codes for the protein MKQRLKLYTYLLAIVLIVLAAMFSGYEGADQAIDRPEGYMIAHFIDVDQGDATLLEGPDFTVLIDAGRHDRDDVVPYLKSVGVERLDLVIGTHPHADHIGQMDRVLEAFPVEEVWMSGDTHSTRTFERVLDAILESDARYYEPRAGEVFEIGSLRIEVVHPETLTGDLDEGSISIRAVYGEVALLFTGDAGQASEQEMIARGHQLQADIFQLGHHGSSTSNGEEFLQAVKPKVAIYSAGQDNSYGHPHREVVQLISSLNIPLYGTAEHGTIWVITDGAEFSVDYERK
- a CDS encoding DUF3006 domain-containing protein, which encodes MDDHKVKAVVDRIEDRYVVLLMGEEEKELHVPLEQVPGELQEGEWVIATLSAQQEVISLKTDKEETEKIGTRIQEKAKHLKQRMASRFKK
- a CDS encoding MerR family transcriptional regulator, translating into MSYKTKKVMPIGIVSELTGLSPRQIRYYEERKLIFPERSKGGTRKYSFLDVERLMYIAEKMEDGLQTYEIRRMEKQKNQEELRREMLRGQLNAAFRQRT
- a CDS encoding class I SAM-dependent methyltransferase, producing the protein MNIPSILAFTHTLIEQVAGPGDLVVDATMGNGHDTLFLARLVGSTGKVLAYDVQQEALENTRKRLKEAHCLSQVQLLHKGHETVEEELNCHDQPLSAAMFNLGYLPGSDKTVVTKPETTLTALHTLARYLKPGGLITLVIYSGHAEGKLERDILLAELGQWDQKQYHVLKYQFINQQNNPPFLVAIEKR
- a CDS encoding fumarylacetoacetate hydrolase family protein — encoded protein: MKFITFLTTDNEQKWGIVPNGDTIVDGTGSGYARLLDVIQGGDPALTEVKEWFQQGDAKTYAWDEVKILPPIKPLKNVICVGKNYAEHALEMSNQDPGAIPKYPVFFTKPHTALTGHGTYIESYPHITTELDYEGELAVIIGKEGKNIPAAEAMDYVFGYSILNDVTARDLQRRHKQFFKGKSLDTFAPFGPVIAHKSLIPDPQQLTIQTFVNGEERQHGSTQDMIFSVAQLIESLSAGMTLEAGDIIATGTPSGVGKGFNPPKLLKAGDEVSITIEPIGTLSNRVR